AAAGTCCAAATCACGGTGACTGTAAAAAGAAACCGTCATAACAAAAATGGAGACAAACCACGCGTTATCGTATTTATGGGACTTGAACGTACGCACTGTTATAGTAGGTGTGCTGACGCTGTTAAtatgtttaattttaataaaaccGAAGAACCGCAACCTCCCTCCTGGCCCGTGGGTTTGGCCTATACTGGGTAACATCCCCAGCCTTGTTGGAAATCAACCGTACCTGTTGATGAGAGACCTCGCTGCAAAGTATGGCAACGTGTTCTATTTGAAGATTGGGCCTAGAGATGTTGTAGTCCTTCATGGACTAAACACGATGAAGGAAGCTTTTAACTTAGACGTCTTTAATGACCGGCCAATGCGACCTTCTGAATTTACCATAAGAGGAGACGGTGAGTGTATGGTTAGGACCAGTAATTGTCTGAGTTTACTCCAAACAGTTGAAAATCTATTGACCTACTTTGTAACAAAGGAATACACGTACATTTGAGGAGTTAGATTAATTGCAAGAATTGCTCTGCTCAAGTATTGAAAATTACTACCAAATATTTCCATGGATATAGACTGATGCACTCTTCGACTCGTAAGTATAGATCCATACCAACAGTATAGACAGTATAGACTGCAATGGGAAAAGCTTAGGTGTCATAAAGGTTAAGCAGAACGGGTTGACCGCTTGAATTTAATAACTGTCACCAGCCACGTGCACATTTACTCATATTGGCTTCACTTGCGAGTTGAACTTGACGATAATTCTGTGCCAGAATCATTCACCCAACTATCATGATCACTGCAGTTCTTCGACTGAATAATCCAACGTTGAAAGGTCGTGGATGCTCCACATTGCTCCACATTCATTTCGGTGCTACTTCTGTGATGTTTCTTTAGTGtgataaatattcaattttcaattCACTAAATTCAATGGCATACTATCTAGTGATAcctttgtatttgtacaggTGTTGTATTTTGTGGACCACCACATTGGAAACATCGCCGGCGAATTGTATCAAAGATACTACGAGACTCGCTGGGTTTTGGTAAGATGACTATAGAGGAAAAGATACTTGAAGAAgcaaaatatttaatcaaaGAAATAGAGAATGAGGGAGGTAAACCCTTTGACCCAAGAAACTATCTAAGTAAGGCCGTTTCTAACATAATTTGTGCAATTGTGATGGGCGAACGATTCCAATATGCAGACCCATCATTTCAGAGAATAATATCAATTTTGCATGAAAGTACCCAGTCCACTTTATTGATGCTCTCAATATTTTGTCGGTCATTGATTTACACACCCTTCTTTAGGAGTAGATTTCGACAAACGTATGACGACTTGCAAAGAATAATCATGGCGTCCGTGTCCCAACATAAAGAGGATTTCGATCCAAGTAAGCCGAGAGATATGATTGATATGTTTCTTAAAGACCTTAGACCAATAGGTGAAGATGACTTTGTTCAGTCAGTTATCGACCTGTTTGCTGCAGGAACGGAAACGTCATCAACAGCATTGATATGGAGTATACAACTGCTTGTACTTCACCCCGAAATTCAGGATAAGGTTCAGTTTGAGCTGGATAGAGTCATCGGGCAGCACCGCTCACCAAGTATGGAAGACATAGCCGAACTTCCATACATAGAAGCCGTAATTAGTGAAATACAGAGATTTAGTGCCATCGCTCCGCTAGCCGTGCCGCATGTAGTTTGCAAAGATATTATATTCCATGGCTATTTCATTCCAAAAGACACTCTTGTATTAGCAAACCTGTGGGACGTGTTACACGATCCAGCTTTATGGCCCGAGCCAGATGTTTTCAAACCAGAAAGGTTCCTGAATAAAAATGGAACATTCGAGAAACCAGACGAATATATCCCTTTTGGAATAGGTAAAAATTGTAATTAGTTACTGTTGTAACTTTGTTATTGTCGTTATTGATTGGCAGAATACCAATTTGAAAGCagttacagatacagatacagatacagatacagatacagatacagatacagatacagatacagagtCAAGATTACGTAACACCATGACGTCGTTATCTCTAAAGACGATATGACTGAGGTCCAAGGCTGGAAGCTAAGAACCTTTGAAGTATTTTGGTGATTAATACGTTTGCTAGACCATATTTTACCCCTCGGGTTAATTTTTATTTGTCTGAAAATTTCTACATACAAGTACCTACCACTCTCTGTCGTCCAATACCTGGCACATTTGTTAATTTGATAAAACGATTAATCTCACAGTCTATGGTGTATGGTCTCTACTCCAAATTCATTGCCACTTTCATTTGCTCCTTTTCTCAATAGATTATATACGATTTGTATGTCAGTTACATTATATTTTAATCAATTCATTAACTTGTTCTCATCTTTCAGGCTCCAGAATGTGCCTTGGGGAACAGCTGACGAAGGCGGAACTGTTTTTGTTCTTCTCTAGTTTATTTCAGGCATACCGCTTTGAAGTGTCCGTGGAACACGGGGTGCCTTCAGAGGAGCCGATTCTAGGAGTTACGTTGGCCCCAGCGCCTTACCACATCCGTGCAATCAAAAGAACTATAATCCTAGAGTAACGTTTTACGTGTTGTGAGGAAAAAAGGCCATATGAAAAGTAGATTGGCACTTGTCAAATAAATAGATTTGCTATAGAGTTTAAGCAAAGGTATTTTGGTATGGTTAGAGGAGTCTGGTAAACTTGAACTCAGAgaattgtcattttcattgtgGTTTTATCTAACCATATAAAACACTCAGTGTATTTCAAAGACACCATAagtttgaataattttcatCTGTGGGTATGGAAAAAAGTCCAACTATCAAACTGATTAAGTTAGATTAGATGACACATCTTTACTGATGGCGACACTTTAAGTGTATATCTTGGCTAAAATTATCGTTTATGGCTAAAATTCTGGGTAGCCACCAGTAATACATCAAACTGTGTAATACCCCAAATATCCCGATATTTGCTATTTGTACGATTAAAAGAATGTTTGGAAATTGAAAccatcaccaacatgtactcGCACAAATTTTTAAGCGACCGATCCATCATTTTAATATCTAAAAATGAGAAGcataaaattgatacatgtcGCCTTTACAAAACACACGAACATTCAAACTCTATTGATACGCACAGACGACTAATTAATAAATGACAACTAAATAAAGACATGGGTGCAAAGTGCATGACATGAAAGTATCAACGAACTATAAATGTGCCCCATTAGATTTTATCGAAATATTTTATACTGTAAGTGTTTAAACACCGATCACAAACAACAATTGAAAACGAATAAAACATTAACTGAACAGttcaataattaatatttcaacTGGTACATGATGCCACCTGATTACTGATGCACACATAGAGTTGATGCGATTAACCCCTTAAGTGCATGTAAAACGTGATAGTCGATGCGTTTAACCTCGTAAGTGCATGCAAAATGTCACGTGACAGACATGATATAAAGTCCACTgttaaaaataatgataatgcaGTTTAATACCTTAATTTCTAATTATTTGACATGCTATGAATTGCCCGATTCCGcctaaaatgttatattttagatAGTGGTCGATAGTGGTTGTTTGAATGATTGGCTCAGGATTTACACATCATTGCTTGCCCGATTACGTATACTTCAAATTTGCTACAGTCAGTCCTGAGCAAATTTGGACCAACGCCGAGCCAAGAAGCAACCAAGGTGTATAAATGAGCCCCTGGTAGGACAAAAGTTATTATGTGAAGTAGATAATTATGTGCACCCCGTTTCTACACGCATTGTGTGAATCCAAGGAGGTTGAAGAATGATAAGGTTTGTGCTATTATTAGTCTGTGCCAGGGTATTAATTGTGTAACACTTTGAATGTTATTTTGACTTTGTGAGGCGCTACAGAGAATGTGAATAGTTCTAAGCTTgctactgttacagtattattcaagtgtttttttattatatgtgaaatttTTAAAGATTTATTGGAAGAATTTTTGTTGAATAAATAAACCTGTCATGAAATTACAtgatgtgtaaatgtgtcaaTTATTGCGATTTTTaagcaaaaaaataatatcatgtCATTAGATTTTCACAAAAGTGACATAATTATATGCACTTTCATgaaaatcatgtcaaaattcTATTTGAAGTATAAACTTACGATCTAACGTTTGCTTGTTGTGCTATCACAACGTTGGCAAACGTATACACCAGGTATTTAGCATCCTCAGCGTGTTGGACAGAGTACTAGTGATAATGGCCCAGTGCCCTTTAACTTCAACAGAAAGGTCGACGGACTATGATCATGAAATCATATGCCTGCAGGTTAGACTGTTCTCCCTTGTTCATCAAACACCAACTGAGTCACGTAAACAGAGCTAGAAAATGTCGACCGTTACAAACCCTACATCCCATGGTTATATATGGGATCTGAACATACGCACATTTATCGTAGCTGCACTTACGCTTCTTATGTGCCTTATGTTCTTGAAGCCAAAGAACCGCAGCCTACCTCCTGGCCCATGGATTTGGCCAATTCTAGGTAATATCCCCAGCTTTGTCGGTAACCGGCCATACCTAGTGATGAGAGATCTCGCTGCAAAGTACGGGAACGTAGTCTATCTAAGACTTGGAACAAAAGAAGTTGTAGTTCTTAATGGACTGAAAACAATGAAAGAAGCTTTGAATTCAGATGTTTTCAATGGCCGACCAATGAGACCTTCTGAATTTACAACGAAAGGAGATGGTAAGAACTGTAATGTAAAACTAATTATTTctcatttgtaaaaaaaaaataataggaCATTAACATTTGTCATTTAACCTTACTCTGCATTCAGATATATGAAGGGGTGGGAGGGGGTTATCTACAAATCTAAGCGATGAATGTCAATATCAACGAGACCTCTGTTGAATTGTTGAATTTCAAAGTGACCCATTTGTAAAGTTCATATGTCGGAAATCAAAGAACTGATCGTTGAAGACTAGATGATGTAGTTTGAGTGTGCCCTCATCCCTCAATATTTGAGATTTTAGCTCTCTGTCTTCTGATACCATACCATCAATTTCAAAATCGAACTATTACTCTGTTTTACTGACCGGGAGATACATACATTAAGGATCggttattatgtaaatattttcatttgagtgaaagatttataaactcagcttgtgccgcTTGAACAGGTAATAAATGACCTTGTCAAGACTTATGTTCTTACTGCCTGTAATGGTCAAATATAGATAACAAAGTTAAAACGCTTTAGTTTGGCAATGAGGTCAAGGACTTGAGGTCTTTTCAAGTGACCGAAAATCAATTAAACACTGCGTCTGTAATCTATTAACAGGTATCGTGTTTGCTGGAGCACAGCAATTTAAACATCGCCGTCGAATTGTATCTCGTATGCTACGAGACTTTGGAGTTGGTCAGGCCAGCATTGAGGGGAAGATACTTGAAGAAGTCAAATGGTTAATCAAAGAAATCGAACATAAAGGAGATAATCCTTTTAATCCTAGAAACGATTTAACCAAATCGGTTTCAAATGTAACTTGTGCTATAGTATTCGGCAAACGATTTGATTACAATGATCCTGTGTTTCAGAGGATCATATCATCACTGCATGAAAGTATGGAAGCACCGTTGCTAATAAGCATGGTAATGTTCTGTCCGATCTTAATCTACCTTCCAATCATCAGGGGTCGAATGTGCCGTGCATATGAATCCTTGAAAGAGGGCGTCTTTCCCGCGATCGCCACTCATAAGCAAACGTACCATCCAGACAGGACTAGAGATATCATTGATATGTTTATTAAAGATCTTCGACCAGTTGGTGAGGATAAAGATCAAGATTTGGTCCAATCAACAATTGATTTATTTGCTGCTGGGACGGAGACATCATCAACAACTATTCTTTGGGGTATAGTATTTCTTGTTCGTCATCCACAAATTCAGCAAAAGGTTCACATGGAGCTGGACAGAGTAGTTGGACATGAACGTCTGCCACGAATGGAAGATAGAGCCAAACTCCCATATCTGGAAGCAGTAATATGTGAAACACAGCGTCTATCCGCCATCGCTCCTTTATCTGTCCCACATGAAACTTTGAGGGATACACTTTTCCAGGGGTACTTTATTCCCAAGGGTGTGATCGTACTACCAAATCTATGGGGCGTCTTACATGACCCAGATATATGGACAGACCCTGATATCTTCAGACCAGAAAGATTTTTGAATGAAGACGGGTCATTCAAGACAAGAGATGAATTCATCCCATTCGGAATAGGTAAAGTCATGTCTTTTTTGTAGCCAAagcaatatatacataccttAATCACAGTGGTATGTTGTCTAGCTTGTGGGATAGTTGGAAATAAGACCTCCCATTGTCATGTTCAGTAGAATAAATT
This Glandiceps talaboti chromosome 13, keGlaTala1.1, whole genome shotgun sequence DNA region includes the following protein-coding sequences:
- the LOC144444984 gene encoding cytochrome P450 2J4-like, yielding MKEAFNLDVFNDRPMRPSEFTIRGDGVVFCGPPHWKHRRRIVSKILRDSLGFGKMTIEEKILEEAKYLIKEIENEGGKPFDPRNYLSKAVSNIICAIVMGERFQYADPSFQRIISILHESTQSTLLMLSIFCRSLIYTPFFRSRFRQTYDDLQRIIMASVSQHKEDFDPSKPRDMIDMFLKDLRPIGEDDFVQSVIDLFAAGTETSSTALIWSIQLLVLHPEIQDKVQFELDRVIGQHRSPSMEDIAELPYIEAVISEIQRFSAIAPLAVPHVVCKDIIFHGYFIPKDTLVLANLWDVLHDPALWPEPDVFKPERFLNKNGTFEKPDEYIPFGIGSRMCLGEQLTKAELFLFFSSLFQAYRFEVSVEHGVPSEEPILGVTLAPAPYHIRAIKRTIILE
- the LOC144444985 gene encoding cytochrome P450 2J6-like, translating into MSTVTNPTSHGYIWDLNIRTFIVAALTLLMCLMFLKPKNRSLPPGPWIWPILGNIPSFVGNRPYLVMRDLAAKYGNVVYLRLGTKEVVVLNGLKTMKEALNSDVFNGRPMRPSEFTTKGDGIVFAGAQQFKHRRRIVSRMLRDFGVGQASIEGKILEEVKWLIKEIEHKGDNPFNPRNDLTKSVSNVTCAIVFGKRFDYNDPVFQRIISSLHESMEAPLLISMVMFCPILIYLPIIRGRMCRAYESLKEGVFPAIATHKQTYHPDRTRDIIDMFIKDLRPVGEDKDQDLVQSTIDLFAAGTETSSTTILWGIVFLVRHPQIQQKVHMELDRVVGHERLPRMEDRAKLPYLEAVICETQRLSAIAPLSVPHETLRDTLFQGYFIPKGVIVLPNLWGVLHDPDIWTDPDIFRPERFLNEDGSFKTRDEFIPFGIGSRVCLGEQLAKAKLFLFLSSLFQRFQFQVSAEHGVPSDQPHQGVSLEPESYCIRTIKRYTRESNN